AGCACCAAATCTGGACacccctcccttcccccagcaCCCACTTTAACCCATTTCACAGCCTGGAATGCTGAGGGTGAGGGGGGGCTCACCCCATTAAGGGGGGGCCTCAATCCAGCCCCTCTTTGCAGCAGCACCAAATCTGGACACCCACTTTAACCCACTTCACAGCCCCCCAACCACATTTGGGGGGGCTCAATCCAGCCCCTCTTTGCAGCAGCACCAAATCTGGACACCCCCAAGCACCCACTTTAACTCATTTCACAGCCCTCAAACTGATGTCAGGTCGGGGGGGCCCTGATCCCATTGGGGGGGCTCAATCCCCCCATTCTTTGCAGCAGCACCAAATCCAGaccccccacccaccccagcacccacttCAACCCAATTCACAGCCCCAGACGCAAGGCTGGGGGGGCCTTGACCCAATTGTGGGGGTCACAGGGCCTGTCCCCCCCAAACCATATCCACAGCGGCACCTGCGCAGCCGCTGTGCTGGGGGGGGGACAAAGGAAACAGCATTCATGGTATTTGCTaatatcccccccaaaaaaagccccaagacatgagttttctgaaaaaaGTGTCCTTTATATCACTTAAATAACTATAATCCAGgtattggggggggtgggggggggaagagatGATCACAATAACATATTATAGAAATCAAAATTAATTTAAccacacaaaataaattaaaacattaaatattaactTTCAGTGCAACATATACAGAAGACATGAAAGTAACTGCgacttcaaaaacaaacaaaaaacaaaccaaaaatataacgaagagaaacaaaaaaccgaacaaataaaaccaaaaaccaataaaaaccccaaagaaacaaaccaaaataaagctTTGGGTTGGTTATGATAAAAGCTACGGAAAAGGTTAACGCTGCGCCGGGAGGTTAGAGCAGCGGTTTGAGGAGGTTTCCTAGGATTAAGGTTCATTTTGTTATTAATAAAAAGCTGGTTTCTGTCCCCAAAAATCGGCGCGGTCCGGGGCGGGGGCTCCGCCGGCGCTCCTGGCTCTATAGGAAAATAAAGCCCCATCCCGCGGGAGCGGTTCTGGtgttaaaaacaccaaaaaaaaacgagaaacaaaggaaaacaaacccaaaaccaaagaaaccacccccccccccatttgcTGGGGGTCTGGAGGAGGGGGGGATAAAGAAAAAAcgtaagaaaataacaaaaaatagacAAAACCAGAGGAGATGCTGCGCTGGTCCTGGGCGTCCTGGGCGGGGGTGGCGGCGGGACCCCCATTCCGTCAGACCCCTGCGGGGAGCACAGTCAGaccggggggctggtgggggccgGGGTCCCCCCgcgctgtccccagggtccccccttACCCGTCTCACTGTGACAACAGGAGGCGCCGCTTTTCAGGAGCCCCCCCGGTTTCTCCTGGTTCCCCCCACCAGGCGCCCGGCACCACGGGCAACGTTTCCACCGCCGGCAGCAGCTGCAATGGAGCAGGAAGGGACGGTCAGGGGGGGCTCATTCCCATCCAACCCCAAAATCCACGCCCAGAACCCCCCCGGACTTACTGTATGAGGAGGCAGATGCCAACGAGCAGCGCCGAGGCCACCACGGACACCACCACCAAGGCGGTGATCGTCTGCTTCTTCTGGTTGGCGGCCACCACGGCCAGGAGGTCGGCGTGCTCGCACCGCGTCCCCACGTACCCCGAGTGGCACCTGTGGAGATGGGGGGACGTCAGCATTGTCCCCAAGCAGGGGTGGGCGAGAGCATCGACCCGAGGTCAACCCAAGGACCGTGAGATGGACAAGAGCATCAAGCCAAGGACCAGGGATGGATGAGAACATCAAAAGGGGACCAGGGATGGACGAGAACATCAACTTGAGGACCAGGGGGTGGGCAAGAGCATCAACTCAAGGACCAGAGAAGAACGAGAACATCAAAAAAGGGACCAGGGATGGACGAGAACATCAACTTGAGGACCAAGGGGTGGGCAAGAGCATCAACCCGAGGACCAGGGAAGGACGAGAAGATCAAAAAAAGGACCAGGGATGGACAAGAATATCTAAAAAAGGACCAGAGATGGACAAGAACACCAACCCAAGAACCAGGGAAGGACGAGAACATCAAAAAGGGACCAGGTATGGATGAGAACACCAACCCAAGGACCAGGGATGGATGAGAACAGCAACCCAAGGACCAGGGAAGGACAAGAACATCAAAAAAAAGGACCAGGTATGGATGAGAACACCAATCCAAGGACCAGGGATGGACAAGAACATCAAAAAAAAGGACCAGGGAAGGTCAATGAGATTGATGGGAATATCAACCTGAGGACCAGGGATGGACGAGAACACCAACCCAAGGACTGAGGATGGACGCGAACATCAAAAAAAGGACCAGGAATGGACGAGAACATCGCCCAGAGATGGACAAAAACATCAACCAGAGGACCAGGGATCGGTGAGAGCATCAGCCCCAGGACCAGCGCATCCACGTGGAGCCCAGCAAACCAGCTGCaacccttccttttccccccgaCACTTACACACACGCCGGCTTCTCCTCCTGGACCAGGAACCGGCAGGTGCCGTGGAAGCAGAACTGGCTGTGGGAATCGGGACAGTCATTGAAGTGGGACCTCACCGCCGCCGCCACCGGCGGGCCTGGAGCTGAGGGCAAAAACACGAAGAAAACGGCATTTTTTAGTGTCAGTATCTCTATTTTTGGGCTGGATATATTTATTTTGGGgttgctggtgcagcagctgcatCCCGGGCCAGGACTGCGCGATGGAGCCCAGACGGGCCCTACTTAAACCAGAGCTGAAATTAAGCCTGGTGGAATTTCCTAAAGAGCTTAAAGCTTCAAAACGGAGGAGGAGAGAGTTAAATAAcggcggggccgccgcggccccggcccggtGGCTTTGCCGCGATGCTGTTTTCCATTACACCCCGTGCTGGTTTGAATTATCCTCCGCAGCAGAGACGGGAAACAAATATCCTGCTTTGGGCTTCGCCCGGGGTCTAAATCACATCCGATCGCTGTCGTTTCAAAGCCACCTCAAGTTCCTGTTGCTGGGAATTTATGGCAGGCCCGGGGGTTAATTAAACCCACGCCTTAACGAATGCTTCCGGGTCTTCGGGGAGGTGAAGACCGGCGCGGCGGCTCCGTGTCCCCGTCACAGAAGCACCggtgggaggtttgggggtgtCGGAGGTGGTGGCAGCATCCTCAGAGATGCTGGAGCTGGGGTTTGGTCCTCGGGGTGGGAAATGTCACCCCATTGCTGCCGAGGCTCGAGGTAAAATCACTGCCTCCTGCTTCTGCCTAAATaacccccccaaaataacccTTTTTTGGGGTTTTAACCCAGAAAGCTGGGCGCCGAGCACAGCTTTGCACtgttcctttgtccccagcgtgtccccaaGCTGGTTCCTGGGGTGTTGTGTTAAACCCCACAGCTGCCGGCCACATTGCAGCCACCTCATCCTCCCGCAGCCctgcgctgctgccgccgcccgtgcccaccccatccctgtccccaatgtgtccccaacgtgtccccaacTGCCGCTGCACCCCTCGCAGCAGCCCCGTTCCTCCAGCCCCCCAAACGGGGGATGAATCCATCAGAAAAAGGGCTGCGAGCATCCTCAGCGGTAGCACCGTTCCCTTTAACTCTTCCCAACCGCTGCCCTCAAACCTATTTTCCAGCCCCAAAAGGAGCTTTTCTGGCTCCAAAAtgagtggttttgtgttttgctggttatttatttattttttttcccatccgTGCCTGCAAACTGCCGGCACGTGAAGGGCTCTGGGCTATTGCGGCCCATTGTGCTGTGTCTATGAATGAGGCGATTTATCGGGTGCAATCGGCTCGGCGCCAGCATCAGGCACCCTCAGCTTCCCCGTGTGGTTAATGAGACCAAACTTCCCCACACACCAGGGTTTGACCCCCCCACAATGGGAAATACCCCTTTGGGGATAAAGCACCTGGATGCTGGGGGTCACACGGGATGCAGGACGGGATGCAGGACGGGATGCAGGACGGGATGCAGGACGGGATGCAGGACGGGATGCAGGACGGGATGCAGGACGGGATGCAGGAGCATCCCTGCTGGTCCAGCACATGCTCAGGGGATTGTTCACCCACACCCCCACTTTGCTGCCTGTTCCTGGGCAGGATGACAATGcgaccaccccaaaaaccacccccctgGCTCTGTCCCGTCACCAAACTCACCGCTCCGGGCTGCCGTGGTGTTCTCCAGCGCGTGGCACACGGCGAGCAGCACACCTGCGACAGAGCAGAGAGAGGGCGCTCAGCCCGACCGCGTCACCCCCGACCCAAAATCActcaaaaaattatatatttatatatttttttaaaggaaaaatgtgaTGGGGTTTGCCGGGTGCGGGGGTAAAACCAGAATGCAAAACCCACTGGGTGCGAGTGGGGCTCCCTGGTGCAAAATGCCCAGGGATGGCGGGTCCTATGCAAGCAAAAATATTCTGTGCAGGCAAAATAGCCCTGCAACCCGATGGGGCTGAAGGTCCAGACAGGCTCACaacaaccccccaaacccctttgtGAGGGTTGGATTGGGCTGGGGAACCCCCCTCCCCAGCTAAAAGGCTTTTCCATGGCAGCTCGACCCCGGGGTGTGAAGGCAGATGAGGCCGAGCAGCCCCATCGCTGGGTTTGACCCAATTTCTTCGGTGGGTTTAATCAAACCATGCAGAAAGGCGGCGGGCGGGGGACCAAACCACGCATCCAGCAAACCCCGGCAGCGACCGGCGGGTTCGGTTATGGCAGCAGCTCCCCTCATTTCGGCATCTCCCCGTCACACCTTTCCCGGCCAAACCCCTGGGGATTTTCCTCCCGTGGAAATGTGATTTTAAGCCTCCTGTCTCTTGTTGCTGGGAGATGCTTCATCCTCCTGCCCCGGCCGACACCCCGCACCTCCGCACACCGAGGAAACGACGCGTTATTTGGGAAACGACTCATCCCCGTGTCACGGGGCGGCTCTATCATCTCCCCCTGGCACCCCAGTCTGTCCGTCCTTCTGCTGGGACCCCGTTTGCCTTGTCTACACCGACAGGTACAAAACCACACCCGTGCTAAAGGCACTTTGGCCAGAGGAGCCCGGCCAAGGGCTCTGGTGAGACCTGAGAGCCAGAGTGGGGACACCGGGCACCTTATGGGGACACGGAGCATCTGCACCCTTGGTTAAACTGCTCAAACCGGGACCCCCACGAGCTGCGTCTGTCACCTGCCCCCAGTATCCACCCTCACTTGTTTTTTGGCgcccccatcccagccctgtTGGCAGCTTTTTCCTCCCTCCAAACCTCAAAAAACCAAATCCTGTGCCAACGTCTCCGGTTTTATTTCAAAGTGGGCGCTCGGCCAGGCTGTGCCCCCCAATCCCACCCACCCCCAGGCccccctggctttgggaaggTCTCTTTGCCAGCAAAGCCCCCCCCTAATTTCACCCTCCCAGCAGGCGACACCCCACTTGCCAATGATCCCCAGGCCTCGCGCTTAACGACTCCATCCCCAACGCAACATTAATTACCAGCCTCCGCTTCTCCTGCACCACCAGCCAAGGGCTCAGCCCCTCTCGCCTCCAGCGACTCGTAATGTTCTTCATGAGGAGCTCCTGCTTTTCCCCGGGGTTTGTTCGCTGCCCTGAGTTTTTCCCCCTTAATCCGCTTATCCCAGATTTTCCCCTCGGTTTTGCAcacacatggggctggaggaggctCCGCTTTCCCTCGGTATTTCCAGCGGATGCTCCGATCTGCCCGTTTGATGTGGTTTAGCGAGGGCTCCTCTCCCCACGCAGCGGCTGGGACACCGCGGAGGTTTGTCCCCAACCTGGGACCAGCCGCCACCTCTGGATGGGGCGCTGGGGAGAGCGGGGAGAGCTCAGCCCCCCGGGATGGGCGACCAGCAGGGATGATGGGGTCCGAAGCCACACGAGTGACAAAGcgggagcagaggggacaggggtgtccccaaaaTAGGTTGCTGGGAGCCTCTGGACACGCTGAGATGGAGCAACCGAGTGCCCACCCAAGGGATGCTCAAAGGAGACGAAGTGTCGGGGGAGTGGCGTGCGGCGGGGCCCAAAACGGGCGACTTTCCTGAACACAAGTGCTGCAAAGAGCCTCTCTCTGTCACTGccttgtcccccctgtccccagctcagCAGAGCCCCGGTGCTGCAGGTGACACAatcctttgggacagcagcaagAAGCCAAACAAGCTGCAGCAAGTGCTGCTCCCCCCACCAGCCCCCACCCCGGGGTCACCCTCCTCGGTACCAAAGCATCACCCACGTCCCGGCTCTGCGCTCCCCCAAACCTCTAAAAATCACCGGGATTTGGGGTGCGTGTCGCGGTGTCCGGGTCCGTCCCGTGCAGCATCACCCATGCCCAGCCCACATTCCGTCCCCCCCAGCTCAACAACCCCAAAAGCAACACACCATCAACATCCCCTCCTGTTAATTGCAAACCCAGCAATATGCCAACGCTAATTAACTCTACCCTAAAGTCAATGAGCGAGACTGGAGGGCCGGTTCTCCCGCCGAGGCCGCGCGTTCCCAGGAGCGATCGAGCAAATAACTTCGGGAGGGACCGAAgccaattttcttttcatttttgtggGGGGGGAGGATTTAAACAGCAAGAAACCGCCGATTCACACCCCAAGACGCAAACACCCCCAACGTTATAAAATGAATAAATGGCTGATCGGTGCGGAGCTGCTGGGAAAGTTTAGGGGGCGCggagccccacacccaccccaccACCCCCAGGACTAagggctgggggtcccggggggtagATGTGTGTGCCCCCCGCACCTACCCATGGCCAGCGCGGCCGCCGCCTCTCCCGGCATCGCTGTCGGTGGCgctgggggtggcgggggggcggcggaggtggcggtggcggtggcgggTCCCGGGTCCCCGGCAGCGCGGCGGGCGAGGGGCCGGGCTCCGCGCCGGCGGAAATGGGCGCGGACTCGCCGCCAGCCACTGCGGCCCCGGGGCGGAGCCacccccgggcccccccccgCGGccggcccccccccacccccgtgtGTCACCCACCCGCCCCGCGTGTCAcacgggacgggacccacccgcTTCTTGCGACCCCCCTCCCCgaattgtccccgtgtccccccctctccGCTCCGCTGCTGCCCCACGGTGGGAAATAACCCCATGTGTCGCACGGAACGGGACCCACACGGGTTTtgcgacccccccccccccggattgtccccgtgtccccctcctgccccacggtGGGAAACAACCCCGCGTGTTACAGGGAACAGGACCCACCCGGGTCTTGCGACCCCCCCGTTGATGGGCGCACCGCCCCCGGATTGTCCCCCTCCTGCCCCAAAGGGGGAAACAACCCCGCGTGTTACAGGGAATGGGACCCACCCGCGTCTTGCGATCCCCACCCCggattgtccccgtgtccccccgccccactgctgccccacggTAGGAAACAGCCCCGCGTGTTACAGGGAACGGGACCCACGCGGGTCTTGCACCCCCCCGACCCTTCTCCTACTGATGTGCCCCACCCCCCggattgtccccgtgtcccccctctgCCCCACGGCGGGAAACAACCCCGCGTTACAGGGAATGGAACCCACCCGGGTCTTGCGAGTCCCCCTCGTTGATGGGCGCCCCCCCAGGGTTGTCCCCgtaccccccccgccccgtgtcaCCGCTGCTGCCCCGGGAGGGGAAAAAGCCCCGCGTGTCCCACAGGGACACGACCCACCCGTGTCTTGCACTCCCCGCGACCCCTCCCCTGCTtatgtgcccccccccccgctccggattgtccccgtgtcccctcctaaCCCGTGGAGGGGAAACAGCCCCGCGTGTCTCAGGTGACACGGCCCACCCGGGTCTTGCGATCCCCCCGTTGATGTGCGTGCACCTCTCGggttgtccccatgtgtccctccCACCCCGCTGCTGCCCCACGGTGGGAAACAGCCCCATGTGTCACAGGGTCTTGCCCCGCTCCATGATCCCCCATGCTGATTGCTGatgtgccccccccccgcccagattgtccccttgtccccactcCTGCCCCCAGTGGGGGAAACTGCCCCGCGTGTCCCAGGCCACATGACCCACCCAGGTCTTGCCCCCCCCTCCCAGCCCATCCTCCCCCGAGGAGGCTGAAATTAGGGCTCTGGGTCACCCTGTGTCATCAGAATTTGCTGCTGGCGGGGTGACACCCATGGCACCCACTCAACCATCATGCTGCACGGTCTGTTtgtggggttggggggctgggaggagcagtccccccgtttccccccccttTGCATCACTGGGCTCAGGCTCCCCGGTTGCTTCACTGACCGCAAGCGCGTTCCTTGGGCTGCTGCTGGCCCAGCGCCTACGCCCCTTCCTCGCCTCGCTGAGCCCAGCCTTGCTGAGCCCAGCCTTTGTCACCCCGAATCGGGAGGGCTGAGCCCAGGTTCCCTTCACGGCGGGGGGGTGGTACGTTGCATGGGGGTAGGGGGACAACACGTCCTGATGGGGACCACAAGGATGGTCATGGACAAAAAGTCACTGGTGGTGAGCGCCTCTCCCCCTGGGACACTTGTCCTGTCCTTGGAAGCCTCCTGAGATGCAGCTCAGCCTTGCAGACGGGtccatggaaagaaaaatgtgggtttgggggggaacTATGACAGCGAGAGGACCCCATTGGACCCCTCCATGTGGGTGCTCAGCCGGCGTCCCCGTgggagctgctcccagccctgcggTGTGCGCGGAGCCGGAGCCTTCCCCGCGTTCCCAGCTGATACCATCTCACCTCCGCGCTTGAAAGCAGCTCTTTGAAGGAGCCGCTTGTTCCCAATGCTGCCGAGCCCCGAAATCCCCAGCACCTGCttttacccccccaaaaaaccccagtgtTTCAGCACAACACCCATCGCCCACCTCCAAAAATCCTCCAGGAGCCTCGGCCATGAGCAAATATCCCACCAAATGTGGCTCTGGGGGCTGCGCAACCTTTGAGCACCTCACAGCGCTCCCAGTTTTGGGGTTCACCCCCAACACCCCAACCCTTGCACCCTGCGAGGCAGCAAAGAACAAACCCCGCCGGCCACCAAGTCCTGGAGTGGCTTCCCTATTGTCACCGCAAAGGGCCACCAAACCCTCCACCGGTGGCCAGTGATTCATTTTCCAGCCACCCAAAGGAAAAACAACCTGCGAGACGACCCCGGCGAGGTCGTGCGGTTCCCTCCATTCTTGTTCCCCCCCCCCATCACTCCCCGGGGCTGATAATCGGGATATTTATTTGTAAATAGAGGTTTCCTCCTTTGCAATAATCCTCCCACTCCTGGCGTGAATCACTCGGGGGAAGGAGCTGCAAGAACTGGAAGGGTGGCAGGGAGGAGGCGCCGCGGGCGGGAGCCGTAAGCCCAAAGGAATTTGGGGATGATGCTCAACAGTACCTAGAAAGCCGGTCGGGAAGTCACGGGTGAGTTGGACGAGCAGGCGTCTCTTTCCTCCCGGTGCGAGGATGTGTTAAGAAAGAGCGGTGCTAAAACGGGGCAAAACCCCCTGGCTTTGGGGCCCTGCGACACAAGGGGGGAATTGGATGGAGAGTGAAAAAAAATCGGCtttaaaaaatggttttgatattttttatttataaccACTGACCTTGGAAGAACAAGAACAACCCCACAGGGAATATACTGTATTGGAGTGAAGAAAGCCCAACAAGAAGCACGCAGAGAGTTGGTCAAGGTTGCTGTGTGCAGGCAGCCCCAGTACGCACCAGTAGTCCCAGTAACCACCAGTAATCCCAGTACGCACCAGTAATCCCAGTACACACCAGTAATCCCAGTAATCACCAGTAACCCCAGTACCCATGAGCAGCTCCAGTACCCACCAGTATTCCCAGTACCCACCAGTGACTGCAATAcccaccagtacccccagtacCTCCCAGCAGCTTCAGtacccaccagtatccccagtacccccagaacccaccagcagctccagtaCCCACCAGTATTCCCAGTACCTACCAGTGACTACAATACTCACCAgtacccccagaaccccccagtacccccagaaCCCACCAGCAGCTTCAGTACCCACTAGAATCCCCAGTACTCACCAGtatccccagtatcccccagtacCCCCCGAATCCACCAGCAGCTCCAGtacccaccagtatccccagtaaCCCTCAGTATCCTCAGTACCCTCAGAACCCCCCAGTACCCCCACtatccaccagtatccccagtacCCCCAGAACCCACCAGTACCCCCAGAACCCACCAGCAGCTTCAGTACCCACCAGTATTCCCAGTACTCACCAGTATCCCCAgtacctcccagcaccaccagaacTCCCCAGTACCCCCCAGTTGCTCACAGGCCAGGCACTAATTTGGCAGCACCGGCTCAAGATTTTCAtgcttttttcctgctgttatAAAACCACAAGAACAATTATCTAATTGTTTTGCCCTGTTTCTGGCAAGGTGCGCAACGCCGGCAGCCTCTgcgggtttatttttattttattttattttattttattttattttattttattttattttattttattttattttattttattttattttattattttcccccTTTCGAATCGCTCTTGGTCAGTGGTTTATTCCAGGTTTGGCAATTAAAGGGGTTATTTCCCCCTCTCTGAATTAAGCGAAACCAGGGGCAGATCCTCACTGAGTCCTGCTCTGCCAAATCAACCAATTTAGGGCAAAACCCTGAAAAAAAGCCATATAACTCCCCTCATCTTTCACAAAGCGGGGAGGACACTtttggtgtgtatatatatatattttaaaatttatatttttatttaaaatattctgaaaaaaaggcaaaccccCCCCCGAAATAAACCCCCCCGAAGCAGCCGGTAACAAGGGGGCTGTGTGCTGGTGTCCGGCATAAAAGCCTCCGGCCGCCTGTTTATTTTGGATTGTGGAGGGTGAAAATTCggcaaaagaaggggaaaaataacaTCGCCTTTCGCCCTCC
This DNA window, taken from Patagioenas fasciata isolate bPatFas1 chromosome 26, bPatFas1.hap1, whole genome shotgun sequence, encodes the following:
- the TGFA gene encoding protransforming growth factor alpha isoform X1; this translates as MPGEAAAALAMGVLLAVCHALENTTAARSAPGPPVAAAVRSHFNDCPDSHSQFCFHGTCRFLVQEEKPACVCHSGYVGTRCEHADLLAVVAANQKKQTITALVVVSVVASALLVGICLLIHCCRRWKRCPWCRAPGGGNQEKPGGLLKSGASCCHSETGKGGPWGQRGGTPAPTSPPV
- the TGFA gene encoding protransforming growth factor alpha isoform X2; this encodes MPGEAAAALAMGVLLAVCHALENTTAARSAPGPPVAAAVRSHFNDCPDSHSQFCFHGTCRFLVQEEKPACVCHSGYVGTRCEHADLLAVVAANQKKQTITALVVVSVVASALLVGICLLIHCCRRWKRCPWCRAPGGGNQEKPGGLLKSGASCCHSETGV